A region of Drosophila mauritiana strain mau12 chromosome 3L, ASM438214v1, whole genome shotgun sequence DNA encodes the following proteins:
- the LOC117139663 gene encoding acyl carrier protein, mitochondrial isoform X2 → MSFTQIARSCSRLAATLAPRRVASGILIQSQASRMMHRIAVPSMTSQLSQECRGRWQTQLVRRYSAKPPLSLKLINERVLLVLKLYDKIDPSKLNVESHFINDLGLDSLDHVEVIMAMEDEFGFEIPDSDAEKLLKPADIIKYVADKEDVYE, encoded by the exons TCACACAGATCGCGCGCAGCTGCAGTCGGCTGGCGGCCACTTTGGCCCCACGGAGGGTCGCCTCCGGCATTCTTATCCAGTCACAGGCCTCCAGGATGATGCACAGGATCGCCGTGCCATCGATGACCAGCCAGTTGAGCCAA GAGTGCCGTGGTCGCTGGCAAACGCAATTGGTGCGCAGATACTCGGCGAAACCGCCGCTCTCGCTGAAGCTGATCAATGAGCGCGTCTTGCTTGTGCTCAAGCTCTACGACAAGATCGATCCCAGCAAG CTCAACGTTGAGTCGCACTTCATCAACGACTTGGGACTGGACTCCTTGGACCACGTGGAGGTCATCATGGCCATGGAGGACGAGTTCGGTTTCGAGATCCCCGACTCTGATGCCGAGAAGCTGCTTAAACCTGCCGACATTATTAAGTACGTCGCCGACAAGGAGGATGTGTACGAGtaa
- the LOC117139664 gene encoding augmin complex subunit msd1: protein MSDAVDKMLAGMAANRQTMNRQLAKIDEIMERSNNTLLHIESNSKAFSQNVALSETQKMYNLRPEAEMALSKILDNFKLLMSSGDQREEAYSALEGCLAYRHRVEHLGSSVRKLVALYDTVGQMKSSQEEQYASEDSP, encoded by the exons ATGTCAGACGCTGTGGACAAAATGTTGGCGGGAATGG CGGCTAATCGGCAGACCATGAACCGCCAGCTGGCCAAGATAGACGAGATAATGGAGCGGTCAAACAACACCTTGCTCCACATCGAGTCCAATAGCAAGGCATTCAGTCAGAATGTGGCTTTGTCGGAGACCCAGAAGATGTACAACCTCAGGCCGGAGGCTGAGATGGCCCTGTCCAAGATCCTGGATAACTTCAAGCTCCTCATGTCTAGCGGTGACCAGCGGGAGGAGGCATACAGCGCTCTGGAGGGCTGCCTGGCTTACAGGCATCGCGTGGAGCACCTTGGCAGCTCCGTGCGCAAGCTGGTGGCTCTCTACGACACCGTGGGCCAGATGAAGAGCTCACAGGAGGAGCAGTATGCCAGCGAGGATTCCCCCTAG
- the LOC117139663 gene encoding acyl carrier protein, mitochondrial isoform X3, with amino-acid sequence MSFTQIARSCSRLAATLAPRRVASGILIQSQASRMMHRIAVPSMTSQLSQKFGVRSYSAKSTIEDIKFRVLKVVSAYDKVTAEKLNVESHFINDLGLDSLDHVEVIMAMEDEFGFEIPDSDAEKLLKPADIIKYVADKEDVYE; translated from the exons TCACACAGATCGCGCGCAGCTGCAGTCGGCTGGCGGCCACTTTGGCCCCACGGAGGGTCGCCTCCGGCATTCTTATCCAGTCACAGGCCTCCAGGATGATGCACAGGATCGCCGTGCCATCGATGACCAGCCAGTTGAGCCAA AAGTTCGGTGTGCGCAGCTACTCGGCCAAGAGCACCATCGAGGACATCAAGTTCCGCGTGCTGAAGGTTGTCTCCGCCTACGACAAAGTGACCGCCGAGAAG CTCAACGTTGAGTCGCACTTCATCAACGACTTGGGACTGGACTCCTTGGACCACGTGGAGGTCATCATGGCCATGGAGGACGAGTTCGGTTTCGAGATCCCCGACTCTGATGCCGAGAAGCTGCTTAAACCTGCCGACATTATTAAGTACGTCGCCGACAAGGAGGATGTGTACGAGtaa
- the LOC117139663 gene encoding acyl carrier protein, mitochondrial isoform X4 — protein MSFTQIARSCSRLAATLAPRRVASGILIQSQASRMMHRIAVPSMTSQLSQKFGVRSYSAKSTIEDIKFRVLKVVSAYDKECRGRWQTQLVRRYSAKPPLSLKLINERVLLVLKLYDKIDPSKLNVESHFINDLGLDSLDHVEVIMAMEDEFGFEIPDSDAEKLLKPADIIKYVADKEDVYE, from the exons TCACACAGATCGCGCGCAGCTGCAGTCGGCTGGCGGCCACTTTGGCCCCACGGAGGGTCGCCTCCGGCATTCTTATCCAGTCACAGGCCTCCAGGATGATGCACAGGATCGCCGTGCCATCGATGACCAGCCAGTTGAGCCAA AAGTTCGGTGTGCGCAGCTACTCGGCCAAGAGCACCATCGAGGACATCAAGTTCCGCGTGCTGAAGGTTGTCTCCGCCTACGACAAA GAGTGCCGTGGTCGCTGGCAAACGCAATTGGTGCGCAGATACTCGGCGAAACCGCCGCTCTCGCTGAAGCTGATCAATGAGCGCGTCTTGCTTGTGCTCAAGCTCTACGACAAGATCGATCCCAGCAAG CTCAACGTTGAGTCGCACTTCATCAACGACTTGGGACTGGACTCCTTGGACCACGTGGAGGTCATCATGGCCATGGAGGACGAGTTCGGTTTCGAGATCCCCGACTCTGATGCCGAGAAGCTGCTTAAACCTGCCGACATTATTAAGTACGTCGCCGACAAGGAGGATGTGTACGAGtaa
- the LOC117139663 gene encoding acyl carrier protein, mitochondrial isoform X1: protein MSFTQIARSCSRLAATLAPRRVASGILIQSQASRMMHRIAVPSMTSQLSQVIDELPIQVVLGRQRFTRQYHSQKFGVRSYSAKSTIEDIKFRVLKVVSAYDKVTAEKLNVESHFINDLGLDSLDHVEVIMAMEDEFGFEIPDSDAEKLLKPADIIKYVADKEDVYE from the exons TCACACAGATCGCGCGCAGCTGCAGTCGGCTGGCGGCCACTTTGGCCCCACGGAGGGTCGCCTCCGGCATTCTTATCCAGTCACAGGCCTCCAGGATGATGCACAGGATCGCCGTGCCATCGATGACCAGCCAGTTGAGCCAA GTCATAGATGAACTACCAATCCAAGTAGTCTTAGGAAGACAAAGATTCACTAGACAATATCATTCGCAGAAGTTCGGTGTGCGCAGCTACTCGGCCAAGAGCACCATCGAGGACATCAAGTTCCGCGTGCTGAAGGTTGTCTCCGCCTACGACAAAGTGACCGCCGAGAAG CTCAACGTTGAGTCGCACTTCATCAACGACTTGGGACTGGACTCCTTGGACCACGTGGAGGTCATCATGGCCATGGAGGACGAGTTCGGTTTCGAGATCCCCGACTCTGATGCCGAGAAGCTGCTTAAACCTGCCGACATTATTAAGTACGTCGCCGACAAGGAGGATGTGTACGAGtaa